A genome region from Dendrosporobacter quercicolus includes the following:
- the aroC gene encoding chorismate synthase: MIRFITAGESHGPCLTAILEGFPAGLQLDIDAINRELARRQQGYGRGGRMKIEQDKVEITAGVRFGQTLGSPITLTIHNKDWANWQERMAVSGQPQGSPVTAARPGHADLTGVQKYDRQDIRDILERASARETAARVAVGGVAKQFLHGLGMNIVSHVTNIGGAAVDRQDIDYRFIANEWTGSDLNCVEPAVEEKMKRAIDAAKQRGDTLGGIFEVAVLNVMPGLGSHVQWDRRLDTRLAAALMSIQAIKGIEIGAGFTFAGLPGAQAHDEIFYDQSAGYYRKTNHAGGIEGGMSNGETIVARAVMKPIPTLMTPLASVDISSREQVVANTERSDVCAVSAAAVVGEAMTAIVVAEAVLEKFGGDSFGDVLAAIDHYRKRISR; encoded by the coding sequence GTGATAAGATTTATAACTGCCGGTGAGTCTCACGGACCGTGTCTTACGGCAATTCTTGAAGGATTTCCGGCCGGGCTGCAGCTAGATATCGACGCAATCAACCGAGAATTGGCCCGTCGTCAGCAAGGCTATGGCCGAGGCGGCCGTATGAAAATTGAACAGGATAAAGTTGAAATTACCGCTGGTGTCAGGTTTGGCCAAACCCTGGGCAGTCCAATTACCCTAACGATTCATAACAAAGACTGGGCCAATTGGCAGGAGCGTATGGCGGTCAGCGGCCAGCCCCAGGGAAGCCCGGTTACTGCCGCCCGGCCGGGACATGCCGATTTGACCGGCGTGCAAAAATATGACCGGCAAGATATCCGGGATATTCTGGAGCGGGCCAGCGCCCGGGAGACTGCGGCCAGGGTTGCTGTTGGCGGTGTCGCCAAACAATTTCTGCACGGTTTAGGCATGAACATCGTGTCTCATGTCACCAATATCGGGGGAGCAGCAGTCGACCGCCAGGATATTGATTATCGCTTTATCGCCAATGAATGGACCGGATCTGACTTGAACTGTGTTGAGCCTGCAGTTGAAGAGAAAATGAAGCGGGCCATTGACGCCGCAAAGCAGCGCGGCGATACCTTGGGCGGTATATTTGAAGTGGCGGTATTGAATGTCATGCCTGGTCTGGGCAGTCATGTGCAGTGGGACCGGCGGCTTGATACGCGTCTGGCTGCCGCCCTGATGTCAATTCAAGCCATTAAAGGGATCGAAATAGGCGCGGGCTTTACTTTTGCCGGGTTGCCCGGCGCTCAGGCGCATGATGAGATTTTTTACGACCAGTCAGCCGGTTATTACCGGAAGACCAATCATGCCGGTGGAATTGAAGGCGGAATGAGCAATGGGGAAACCATTGTGGCGCGGGCGGTGATGAAACCGATACCCACACTAATGACTCCGCTGGCCTCGGTTGATATTTCAAGCCGCGAGCAGGTTGTGGCCAACACCGAACGCAGCGACGTATGCGCCGTATCGGCGGCTGCCGTTGTGGGGGAAGCCATGACAGCGATTGTTGTGGCCGAAGCGGTACTCGAAAAATTTGGCGGCGATAGTTTTGGCGACGTTCTGGCTGCGATTGATCATTACCGGAAAAGAATCAGCAGGTGA
- a CDS encoding shikimate kinase, translating into MKNIVLIGFMGTGKTSTGRLLAHRLGRTFIDTDQKIEFDNNITVAEMFSIHGEQHFRQKESETIARISRYTDVVIATGGGVVLRPENLIRLKTNGVIIALTASLEVILERTSRRNCRPLLNRPDKEAVVSKLLKERADLYNKADLSIDTSDSTPQQVCDHIIAFLRQGGYLRGRC; encoded by the coding sequence ATGAAAAACATCGTACTAATCGGCTTTATGGGTACTGGGAAAACAAGCACAGGACGCCTGCTTGCCCACCGACTCGGCCGGACGTTTATTGATACCGATCAAAAAATTGAATTTGATAATAATATTACAGTTGCCGAAATGTTCAGCATCCATGGGGAACAGCATTTTCGCCAAAAGGAATCAGAGACAATCGCCAGGATATCCCGTTATACCGATGTGGTAATAGCAACCGGCGGGGGTGTTGTGCTGCGGCCGGAAAACCTGATCCGCTTAAAGACCAATGGTGTGATCATTGCGTTGACCGCGTCGCTGGAGGTCATTCTGGAACGCACCTCCAGACGCAATTGCCGTCCGCTGTTGAACCGGCCGGACAAGGAAGCGGTTGTCAGCAAACTGTTAAAGGAACGGGCTGACCTTTACAATAAGGCTGATTTATCCATTGATACCAGTGACAGCACGCCGCAGCAGGTCTGTGACCATATTATTGCTTTTTTACGGCAAGGAGGATATTTGCGTGGACGTTGTTAA
- the aroB gene encoding 3-dehydroquinate synthase has product MDVVNVELGQKSYPIMIGPNSLSQIGPVLKELNLAGKILVVSDEQVGKIYGDPVLEQLSAAGFTAELLLVPPGEGTKSLEIAQLVFTRAITMGLDRRSPIAALGGGVVGDLTGFIAATYLRGIPLIQLPTSLLAQVDSSVGGKVAVNHPLGKNLIGAFYQPRAVIIDIQTVSTLPERELATGLAEVIKHGLIADAALFTYLQINHRQITGRDAGALTHIIKRSCEIKAGVVEQDEREAGLRMILNFGHTIAHAIEATAGYGRYNHGEAVAIGMHGAALISCYLGLCTPALVAVVKSAISKYRLPLTADDCAPADILSLLTRDKKTVGGKVHWVLLTDIGKVVIRNNVPDEVVSRALTELT; this is encoded by the coding sequence GTGGACGTTGTTAACGTTGAGCTGGGGCAAAAAAGCTACCCTATCATGATTGGCCCCAACAGCCTGTCGCAAATTGGGCCGGTACTAAAGGAGCTGAACCTGGCCGGAAAAATTCTGGTGGTCAGTGACGAGCAGGTTGGTAAAATTTACGGTGACCCAGTGCTTGAGCAATTGTCAGCAGCCGGATTTACTGCTGAACTTTTGCTGGTGCCGCCGGGAGAAGGAACAAAATCACTGGAGATTGCCCAATTGGTTTTTACCAGGGCAATTACCATGGGGCTTGACCGCAGGTCGCCCATTGCGGCGTTGGGCGGCGGCGTTGTTGGTGATTTAACCGGCTTTATTGCCGCCACTTATCTGCGGGGCATACCCTTGATTCAACTTCCGACCAGCCTGCTTGCTCAGGTGGACTCCAGTGTGGGCGGCAAAGTGGCGGTTAACCATCCATTGGGTAAAAATCTGATTGGCGCATTTTACCAGCCCCGGGCCGTCATTATTGATATTCAAACGGTCAGCACCCTGCCGGAGCGCGAACTGGCCACCGGCCTGGCTGAAGTAATCAAGCACGGACTGATTGCCGATGCCGCTTTGTTTACATATTTACAAATCAATCATCGTCAAATTACCGGCCGGGATGCAGGGGCGCTTACCCATATCATTAAACGTTCCTGTGAAATTAAAGCCGGGGTGGTGGAACAGGACGAGCGCGAAGCCGGCTTGCGAATGATTTTAAATTTTGGTCATACCATTGCTCATGCCATTGAGGCCACTGCCGGCTATGGCCGCTACAACCATGGCGAAGCCGTAGCCATTGGCATGCACGGGGCAGCCTTGATTAGTTGTTATTTAGGCTTGTGTACACCGGCTTTGGTGGCGGTGGTCAAAAGCGCCATCAGCAAATACCGATTGCCATTGACGGCGGACGACTGTGCCCCAGCCGATATCCTAAGCTTGCTGACCAGGGACAAAAAGACGGTTGGCGGGAAAGTGCACTGGGTTCTCCTGACCGACATTGGCAAAGTGGTTATCCGCAATAATGTGCCGGACGAAGTTGTCAGCCGGGCATTAACTGAATTAACTTAA
- the pfkA gene encoding 6-phosphofructokinase: protein MVKRIAVLTSGGDAPGMNAVIRAVVRKGIHHGFEVFGVQRGYEGVIQGDFHLMTDHSVGGIIQHGGTVLKTARSEAFKTEEGFAAALQQLKAHYIDYLVVIGGDGSMAGAAKLTEAGIATIVVPGTIDNDMAGTEYTIGFDTALNTVLEAVNKIRDTAASHERVAIVEVMGRSAGHIALMAGLACGAEAILLPEEPLDIGTVCERLIKSHSRGKLYSIILVAEGVAKGFDIAGEISAKTKFETHVTVLGYIQRGGNPTATDNIIASRMGAAAVDNILQDNVNQLIAWQQGQIVALPYDAAVKTKHGIDLSIYELAGILAR from the coding sequence ATGGTAAAACGCATTGCCGTATTGACAAGTGGCGGCGACGCACCTGGTATGAACGCTGTGATCAGGGCAGTTGTCAGAAAAGGAATCCACCATGGATTTGAAGTGTTTGGCGTACAACGCGGCTACGAAGGCGTTATTCAGGGCGATTTCCATTTGATGACAGATCATTCGGTCGGCGGTATCATTCAGCATGGCGGCACAGTGCTTAAAACGGCCCGCAGCGAGGCTTTTAAAACCGAAGAGGGTTTCGCCGCCGCCTTGCAGCAGCTTAAAGCGCACTATATCGATTATTTGGTTGTTATTGGCGGCGACGGCTCAATGGCCGGGGCGGCTAAACTGACCGAAGCCGGAATTGCCACCATTGTCGTTCCGGGAACAATTGATAATGATATGGCAGGTACGGAGTATACCATCGGTTTTGATACGGCGCTCAATACCGTACTGGAGGCTGTCAATAAAATCCGTGATACGGCGGCTTCGCATGAACGGGTCGCTATAGTCGAAGTAATGGGACGCAGCGCGGGTCATATTGCCCTGATGGCCGGACTGGCCTGCGGCGCTGAAGCCATCTTGCTGCCGGAAGAGCCTCTGGATATTGGCACCGTTTGTGAGCGTCTGATCAAAAGTCATAGCCGCGGCAAGCTTTACAGTATTATTCTGGTAGCTGAAGGTGTGGCCAAAGGCTTTGATATTGCCGGTGAGATTAGCGCCAAAACGAAATTTGAGACGCATGTCACTGTTTTGGGCTATATCCAGCGGGGCGGCAACCCCACTGCAACCGATAACATCATAGCCAGCCGGATGGGAGCTGCGGCGGTTGATAACATTCTTCAGGACAATGTCAACCAGTTGATCGCCTGGCAGCAGGGACAAATCGTTGCTTTGCCTTATGACGCTGCGGTGAAAACCAAACATGGCATTGATCTTTCCATCTATGAGCTGGCCGGTATTTTGGCCCGCTAA
- the larB gene encoding nickel pincer cofactor biosynthesis protein LarB, with product MNKAMLSQVLESFRAGDLSLETALDKLKLLPYEDIGFAKIDHHRAMRQGFPEVIFGQGKTAGQVAHLMEHLVSGNGNVLTTRATAEMYEAVAAVLPNACYSELARIIYVQQETLPVDEERFILVITAGTSDIPVAEEAALTAELMGNKVERVFDVGVAGIHRLFAQQQIIEQANVLVVVAGMEGALASVIGGLVAKPIIAVPTSVGYGANFQGLSALLCMLNSCAAGISVVNIDNGFGAGRLASIINHMR from the coding sequence ATGAATAAGGCTATGTTATCACAAGTACTGGAATCGTTCCGCGCCGGTGATTTATCACTGGAAACAGCATTGGACAAGCTTAAGCTCCTGCCTTATGAAGATATCGGCTTTGCTAAAATAGATCATCATCGCGCTATGCGCCAGGGGTTCCCTGAAGTGATTTTTGGTCAGGGCAAAACGGCGGGGCAGGTAGCCCACCTTATGGAACACCTGGTCAGCGGTAATGGAAACGTTCTGACAACACGGGCTACAGCTGAGATGTATGAAGCTGTAGCGGCAGTTCTTCCCAATGCCTGTTACAGCGAACTGGCCAGGATTATTTATGTACAGCAGGAGACGCTGCCGGTGGATGAAGAACGTTTTATTTTGGTGATTACTGCCGGAACCAGTGATATTCCGGTAGCGGAGGAGGCGGCTTTAACGGCCGAGCTTATGGGCAATAAGGTGGAGCGGGTGTTTGACGTTGGCGTTGCCGGCATTCACCGGCTGTTTGCCCAGCAGCAGATCATCGAGCAGGCCAATGTGCTGGTGGTGGTCGCCGGCATGGAGGGCGCTTTGGCCAGCGTAATTGGCGGGTTAGTAGCCAAGCCGATTATTGCAGTACCGACCAGTGTCGGTTATGGCGCCAATTTTCAGGGCCTGTCGGCGCTTCTTTGCATGCTGAACAGTTGTGCGGCCGGAATTTCGGTTGTCAATATTGACAACGGTTTTGGCGCAGGCCGGCTGGCCAGTATAATTAATCACATGAGGTGA
- the larC gene encoding nickel pincer cofactor biosynthesis protein LarC — MKAIYLDCFAGISGNMFLGALLDAGLPEQYLREELNKLPVTGYDLLVERTQKRGISAIYADVMLHKHDHHHHRHLPDILAIIDQSALAGKVKDDSKKIFITLAEAEAKVHGISIDQIHFHEVGAVDAIIDIVGAAIGLNWFGIEAIYTSKLQVGSGFVQCDHGLMPVPGPATAELLKDIPYVSGDIAKELVTPTGAAIIAALGSGYGRRPEHFIHQRTAYGAGAWELDIPNVLRLQVGEIAAEKQAGSGKTVIEANIDDLNPQVYDYVMDKLLLAGAADVWLTPVIMKKSRPATQLSVLADKQKLGEITNIIFTETSTIGLRFYDVERTVADRKTIEIETEWGRVPVKVSFQAGTVINISPEYDICRNLAHANDIPLKRLQQQVIAQAWQLV, encoded by the coding sequence ATGAAAGCAATATATTTAGACTGTTTCGCCGGCATCAGCGGCAATATGTTTCTTGGGGCATTACTTGACGCCGGATTGCCTGAACAGTACCTGCGGGAAGAATTGAATAAACTGCCGGTAACAGGCTATGATTTGCTGGTGGAGCGGACCCAAAAACGCGGGATCAGCGCGATTTATGCCGATGTAATGCTGCACAAGCATGATCATCATCATCACCGCCATCTTCCGGATATACTCGCAATTATTGACCAGTCGGCCTTGGCCGGCAAGGTAAAGGATGACAGTAAAAAAATATTTATTACACTGGCTGAAGCCGAAGCCAAGGTCCACGGCATAAGCATCGATCAAATTCATTTTCATGAAGTTGGGGCTGTCGATGCGATTATCGATATAGTAGGAGCGGCGATTGGGCTGAACTGGTTTGGCATTGAAGCAATCTATACTTCCAAACTTCAGGTTGGCAGCGGCTTTGTCCAATGCGACCACGGACTGATGCCCGTACCTGGGCCTGCTACAGCCGAGTTGTTGAAGGACATTCCTTATGTCAGCGGCGATATTGCCAAAGAATTGGTGACTCCGACTGGTGCGGCTATTATCGCGGCATTAGGCAGCGGGTACGGCCGCCGGCCTGAGCATTTTATTCATCAGCGTACCGCTTACGGCGCCGGCGCCTGGGAACTGGATATTCCCAATGTATTGCGCCTTCAGGTTGGCGAAATTGCTGCCGAAAAGCAGGCCGGCAGCGGCAAAACCGTAATTGAGGCGAATATCGATGATTTAAATCCCCAGGTGTACGACTATGTGATGGACAAGCTTTTACTGGCAGGCGCTGCAGATGTCTGGCTTACACCGGTAATCATGAAAAAAAGCCGTCCCGCGACGCAGTTGTCGGTGTTGGCCGACAAACAGAAATTAGGAGAAATAACAAATATTATTTTTACGGAAACCTCAACCATCGGGCTGCGGTTTTATGATGTTGAACGAACCGTGGCCGACCGTAAAACCATAGAGATTGAAACGGAATGGGGCCGGGTTCCGGTCAAAGTCAGTTTCCAGGCGGGAACGGTCATCAATATTTCGCCGGAATATGATATCTGCCGGAATTTGGCGCATGCTAATGATATTCCGCTTAAGCGCCTTCAACAGCAAGTCATCGCTCAGGCCTGGCAGCTGGTTTAG
- the queC gene encoding 7-cyano-7-deazaguanine synthase QueC: MRAVVLLSGGLDSTVCMAVAKHRGYEVFPLSFHYQQRHCIELENARKVANFFGVSRHLVIETNMGEFGGSALTDPDIAVPLGDITRRDIPSTYVPARNLIFLSYALGYAEALQAEKIFIGVNALDYSGYPDCRPEFISLFQQLADYSTKAAVQDKQRISIETPLIQLSKKDIILLGAELKAPFELTHSCYRGGVKACGTCDSCLLRLKGFAEAGFADPVPYEASNDL; the protein is encoded by the coding sequence ATGAGAGCAGTAGTATTACTTTCCGGCGGCCTTGATTCAACAGTATGTATGGCTGTAGCAAAACATCGGGGTTATGAGGTTTTTCCGTTAAGTTTTCATTATCAGCAACGCCATTGCATTGAGCTGGAGAACGCTCGTAAAGTGGCAAACTTTTTTGGGGTAAGCCGCCACCTGGTAATTGAGACCAATATGGGTGAATTTGGCGGCAGTGCATTGACTGATCCTGATATTGCCGTTCCCCTTGGTGATATCACACGGCGGGATATTCCGTCAACCTATGTTCCGGCCCGCAACTTAATCTTTCTCAGTTATGCGCTTGGCTATGCCGAAGCGTTGCAGGCTGAAAAAATCTTTATCGGGGTTAATGCCTTGGACTATTCGGGCTACCCGGATTGCCGGCCCGAATTTATCAGCCTGTTTCAGCAGCTGGCTGATTACTCCACCAAAGCCGCGGTACAGGATAAGCAGCGGATCAGCATTGAAACGCCGCTCATTCAATTATCTAAAAAAGACATTATATTATTAGGCGCCGAATTAAAGGCGCCGTTTGAACTAACGCATAGCTGCTACCGGGGCGGAGTTAAGGCCTGCGGAACTTGCGACAGCTGCCTGTTGAGATTAAAAGGTTTTGCTGAAGCCGGGTTCGCTGATCCTGTTCCATATGAAGCAAGCAATGATCTTTAG
- the folE2 gene encoding GTP cyclohydrolase FolE2: protein MKDVQNLADERGIEIQKVGVSDVHLPFFIKTKNGSLQSVLARIKLTVDLPKEYKGTHMSRFIEILSEWSQKPVSFREMEQILSDTLTRLSARSAYLKIDFKYFIEKIAPVSGLKSMLDLDCSFSAKLLQGQPLDFVMGVNVPFTSLCPCSKEIAQYGAHNQRGLMRVRLKQAAGFIWIEDLAALMEAQGSCPVFPLLKREDEKYVTELAYENPKFVEDILRDLVLALRKLEHITWFEIECENYESIHNHSAYASHTEFVER, encoded by the coding sequence TTGAAGGATGTACAAAATTTAGCTGATGAACGGGGTATAGAAATACAGAAAGTCGGGGTTAGCGATGTTCATTTGCCGTTTTTTATCAAAACAAAAAACGGTTCCCTGCAATCAGTGCTTGCTAGAATTAAACTTACTGTGGACTTGCCCAAAGAATATAAAGGCACCCACATGAGTAGATTTATTGAGATACTAAGTGAGTGGAGCCAAAAACCGGTATCTTTCCGGGAAATGGAGCAAATACTGAGCGATACCCTGACCCGCCTGTCAGCGCGGTCGGCTTATCTTAAGATCGACTTTAAATACTTTATTGAAAAAATCGCTCCGGTTAGCGGTTTAAAAAGCATGCTGGATTTGGATTGTTCCTTTTCAGCCAAATTACTGCAGGGGCAGCCGTTGGATTTTGTGATGGGCGTCAATGTGCCATTCACTTCCTTATGCCCGTGCAGTAAAGAAATCGCGCAGTATGGGGCACATAATCAGCGCGGTCTGATGCGGGTCAGGCTGAAGCAGGCCGCCGGCTTCATTTGGATTGAGGATCTGGCGGCGCTGATGGAGGCTCAGGGCAGTTGTCCGGTATTCCCCCTGTTAAAACGCGAGGACGAAAAATATGTTACCGAGCTGGCCTATGAAAACCCCAAGTTCGTCGAGGATATTTTACGGGACCTGGTATTGGCGCTGCGTAAATTAGAACATATCACCTGGTTTGAAATTGAATGTGAAAATTACGAATCCATCCATAATCACAGCGCCTATGCCAGTCATACAGAATTTGTGGAAAGGTGA
- a CDS encoding Eco57I restriction-modification methylase domain-containing protein → MTYFNWKKFITKDCKTITAWLEEQGQAEPAQVILKAVALILRGETKAVPILTAACSSEPLETILTVDPQALEPVAVAGNIEKLLGYWVHSLPRDAVLLGRIYEKMVLSRRLQGNYYTPDAAITFIVANTVAQCDIVADPAVKVLDPACGCGYFLLQAYDILYQKFMQCRDSLAKMYPQLDLSESGIHAHIMTHNLWGADIDQTAAAITAIALSLKHPASRRSGNIVVYDSLMRPGGSGLTAKNRQLWSNQYDYVIGNPPYLSFGLRGTGKLEPQYREYLRQAYADSAEYKLSYYVLFIQRGIELLKANGQLGYIIPDSFLLGRYYSKIRRYIMDNTAIKLVAHLNCNVFSNASTGYSVICVLQKNNKATETPANMMKIYQVEAIEQLPAARPVCQYEQSYFHTQPFLRFRIYFDLNIRAIVEKIDAGSAALKTYASGHTGIRSLTRQCDIVALASGGDDWRQGLVSGSQVHRYRLDYNGHWLNINPGLLYTGGWRQNIVEQRKILIRQTGDTIIAGIDDNGFYHLNNIHSFVLTASVVTLDYLLLILNSRLMAFYYHVTSMEYGRPMAQTDIETLELLPIAFNSEIDSQAPELVATMTECVKKAAVNAAGMRSFDEYLNQLVYRIYRLSDAEIETIERYEAGLVKRSHRKGRYARST, encoded by the coding sequence TTGACTTACTTCAACTGGAAGAAGTTTATCACCAAGGATTGCAAAACAATTACCGCCTGGCTGGAGGAACAGGGGCAGGCCGAGCCGGCGCAGGTTATTCTTAAAGCAGTTGCCCTGATACTGCGCGGGGAAACCAAGGCTGTACCAATTTTAACAGCAGCCTGCAGCAGTGAACCGCTGGAAACTATTCTTACTGTTGATCCCCAGGCGTTGGAGCCGGTAGCAGTTGCCGGCAATATTGAAAAGCTTCTGGGGTATTGGGTGCACAGCCTGCCCCGGGATGCGGTTCTCCTTGGCCGGATATACGAAAAAATGGTGCTCAGCCGGCGTCTTCAGGGAAATTATTATACACCGGACGCGGCAATCACTTTTATTGTAGCCAACACTGTGGCCCAGTGCGATATTGTAGCCGATCCGGCGGTAAAGGTGCTCGATCCGGCCTGCGGCTGCGGCTACTTCTTATTGCAGGCTTATGATATACTTTATCAAAAATTCATGCAATGCCGGGACAGCCTGGCCAAAATGTATCCGCAGCTTGATTTGTCGGAGTCCGGGATTCATGCCCATATCATGACGCACAATTTATGGGGCGCTGATATTGATCAAACTGCCGCCGCCATTACTGCAATAGCGCTGAGTTTAAAACACCCCGCCAGCCGGCGGAGCGGCAATATTGTCGTTTATGACAGTTTAATGCGGCCGGGCGGCAGCGGTCTTACCGCCAAAAACAGGCAGTTATGGTCAAATCAATATGACTATGTTATTGGCAATCCTCCCTATCTGTCGTTTGGATTGCGGGGCACAGGCAAGCTGGAGCCGCAGTACCGTGAATATTTGCGTCAGGCCTATGCCGATTCCGCCGAATACAAACTGAGCTATTATGTGTTATTTATTCAGCGGGGCATTGAGCTGCTCAAAGCCAATGGACAGCTGGGCTATATTATTCCCGACAGCTTTTTACTGGGACGCTATTACTCTAAAATCAGGCGCTACATCATGGATAATACAGCCATAAAGCTGGTTGCCCACCTGAATTGCAATGTGTTTAGCAATGCCTCTACCGGCTATTCGGTAATTTGCGTTTTACAAAAAAATAATAAAGCTACTGAGACTCCGGCCAATATGATGAAAATCTATCAGGTTGAAGCCATTGAACAGCTTCCCGCCGCCCGTCCGGTTTGCCAGTATGAGCAAAGCTATTTTCATACGCAGCCATTCTTGCGGTTTAGAATTTATTTTGACCTAAACATCAGAGCAATTGTGGAGAAAATTGATGCTGGCAGCGCTGCTTTAAAAACTTATGCGTCAGGGCATACCGGAATCAGATCCTTGACGAGACAGTGCGATATTGTTGCACTGGCATCAGGCGGCGACGACTGGCGGCAGGGCTTGGTGTCGGGCAGCCAGGTTCACCGGTACCGGCTGGACTATAACGGCCACTGGCTGAATATAAACCCCGGGCTGCTCTATACCGGCGGCTGGCGGCAAAATATCGTCGAGCAGCGCAAAATATTGATTCGTCAGACTGGCGATACTATTATTGCGGGTATTGACGACAACGGCTTTTATCATTTGAATAATATTCACAGTTTTGTTTTAACGGCATCCGTGGTTACGCTTGATTATCTGCTGCTTATTTTAAACTCACGGTTGATGGCGTTTTACTACCATGTCACAAGTATGGAGTATGGACGTCCAATGGCCCAGACCGATATCGAAACCTTGGAACTGCTGCCGATTGCGTTTAACAGTGAGATTGACAGTCAGGCTCCCGAATTAGTGGCCACAATGACTGAATGTGTAAAAAAAGCAGCAGTTAACGCAGCCGGTATGAGATCGTTTGACGAGTATCTCAACCAGTTGGTTTACCGTATTTACCGGCTGTCTGACGCCGAGATTGAAACGATTGAGCGGTATGAGGCCGGGCTGGTCAAACGTTCGCATCGTAAAGGCCGCTATGCAAGGAGCACCTAA
- a CDS encoding ChbG/HpnK family deacetylase — translation MKRLIINADDFGLHPSINSGIMKGFQQGGITSTTIMSAAGYFEDAVSRALAVPGLGIGVHLTLVGEKPVCPSDKVSSLIDRQGNFAVKYPQFLLRFLSGKICLAQIETEFSAQIAKVMNTGIRITHLDSHQHLHIMPGIIDIVLALAARYKIKAVRIPDEAYFFQGGLPLKPGRMLARNGLTILARRARCKAGQKGVLTPDHFFGMLAGGHMSEQQLCNIVEHLPDGSSEIMIHPGSDDDMLKQQFDWNYHWEAELRAVTGKKIIQRLTENKVRLISFGELRNA, via the coding sequence ATGAAACGACTCATCATCAATGCTGATGATTTCGGTTTGCATCCGTCAATTAATTCCGGTATTATGAAAGGCTTTCAACAAGGCGGTATTACAAGTACGACCATTATGTCCGCCGCCGGTTATTTTGAGGATGCGGTCAGCCGGGCTCTTGCCGTTCCCGGCCTGGGTATTGGCGTTCATCTGACACTGGTGGGCGAAAAGCCGGTATGCCCCAGCGATAAAGTTAGTTCTTTAATTGACCGGCAAGGCAATTTTGCCGTTAAATACCCACAATTCCTGTTGCGTTTCCTTAGCGGGAAAATTTGTCTGGCGCAAATTGAAACCGAATTTTCGGCTCAAATCGCCAAGGTCATGAACACCGGCATCCGGATTACGCATCTGGACAGTCATCAGCATTTGCATATTATGCCAGGGATTATTGATATCGTTCTGGCGCTGGCGGCCAGGTATAAGATTAAGGCGGTTCGTATTCCTGATGAGGCGTATTTTTTCCAGGGCGGACTTCCTTTAAAGCCTGGTAGAATGCTGGCCCGAAATGGCCTGACCATACTGGCCCGAAGGGCCAGATGCAAAGCCGGACAAAAGGGTGTTTTGACGCCTGACCATTTTTTTGGCATGCTGGCCGGCGGCCATATGTCGGAACAACAACTATGCAATATTGTTGAGCATTTACCGGACGGCAGTTCGGAAATCATGATTCATCCCGGCAGTGATGACGATATGCTAAAACAGCAATTTGACTGGAATTATCACTGGGAAGCTGAACTCCGAGCAGTAACCGGCAAGAAGATTATTCAGCGGCTGACTGAAAATAAAGTACGTCTAATTTCGTTTGGAGAGTTGCGTAATGCCTAA